CGTATCCTGTTAAAAAGAATCCACCCGGTAACGGCGGTTCATGATGGATATGGTTACAAGGGTCATGAACGAAAACAGCATTAACCCGGCCGAGAGGATGTGGGCCTGGGTATATTCCATGGCCTCCGCATGGTTGTATATGGCGATGGACACCACCTGGGTCTTGCCGGGGATGTTCCCGCCTATCATCAGCACCACGCCGAACTCCCCCACGGTATGGGCAAATCCCATCACAGCCGCGGATATGATGCCCGGCTTTGCCATGGGCAAGGCCACGGTAAAAAACCTGTCCACTGGAGAGGCGCGAAGGGTTTGCGCCGCCTCCATCATGTTATTTCCTATCATCTCAAAAGAGCTCTGGAGGGGTTTTACGACGAA
Above is a genomic segment from Nitrospinota bacterium containing:
- the modB gene encoding molybdate ABC transporter permease subunit, producing MEHIYFQPIWLTLKLAFVSTAILLVIGAPLAWRLATSSSRLKPVIEAAVALPLVLPPTVLGFYLLLALGPYGVIGASMASIGLPSLAFSFTGLVIGSVIFSLPFVVKPLQSSFEMIGNNMMEAAQTLRASPVDRFFTVALPMAKPGIISAAVMGFAHTVGEFGVVLMIGGNIPGKTQVVSIAIYNHAEAMEYTQAHILSAGLMLFSFMTLVTISIMNRRYRVDSF